In Pseudomonadota bacterium, one DNA window encodes the following:
- a CDS encoding GNAT family N-acetyltransferase: MLNVVTYTSDSQHNDILYTKLYELTDYINTYYPKHREWFFNTFLPDLKAGTRAIVAVFNEIGEPVGVAFLKKSHDEHKICTLFVQQEYRKAGIGKILMQESIATLESAEISITVSGVNLPQLQSLLDRHGFMLVSQSHGDYLPDETEYYFIRPQR, encoded by the coding sequence ATGCTTAACGTTGTTACTTATACATCAGACAGTCAACATAATGACATTCTGTACACAAAGCTCTATGAGCTAACTGACTACATCAACACCTACTATCCAAAGCATAGAGAATGGTTTTTTAACACATTCCTTCCAGACTTAAAAGCTGGTACTCGTGCTATTGTGGCGGTGTTTAACGAGATTGGTGAGCCTGTTGGTGTTGCCTTTCTGAAAAAGAGTCATGATGAACACAAAATTTGCACTTTGTTTGTTCAGCAAGAATACCGCAAAGCTGGTATTGGTAAAATCCTGATGCAAGAGAGTATCGCTACTCTTGAAAGTGCTGAGATAAGCATTACTGTCTCAGGAGTAAACTTACCCCAGCTACAGAGCTTGCTTGATAGACATGGATTTATGCTTGTGAGCCAGTCACATGGCGACTACCTGCCTGATGAGACGGAGTATTACTTTATCCGCCCTCAACGGTAG
- a CDS encoding ASCH domain-containing protein, whose protein sequence is MSVQTKYYNLLKTGSKTIELRLFDEKRQQIKVGHNITFSNSSNATDSFEAEVVALHKAPTFTELFSTIDVNVTGESHAETMVNVLEEFYPREKQLEHSVVGIEVRRL, encoded by the coding sequence ATGTCGGTACAAACAAAGTATTACAACCTCTTAAAGACTGGCTCAAAAACTATTGAACTCAGGCTTTTTGATGAAAAGCGCCAACAAATCAAAGTTGGGCACAACATCACATTTTCAAATTCATCCAATGCTACTGATAGCTTTGAAGCAGAAGTGGTAGCCCTACATAAAGCGCCCACATTTACAGAGCTCTTTTCAACCATTGACGTAAACGTCACAGGTGAGAGCCATGCGGAAACAATGGTGAATGTTCTTGAAGAGTTTTACCCACGAGAGAAGCAACTAGAGCATTCAGTCGTAGGTATTGAAGTAAGAAGGTTGTAG
- a CDS encoding succinylglutamate desuccinylase/aspartoacylase family protein — protein sequence METVFRDLASLSFEGAQGVKLFDSGVAGPSVAITIMTHGNEPCGLDAYNYFSQHSDILKKGKVFFCLNNIKAGEQYFQATSAKEKRRCRFIDENMNRITSENKDSYEFKRVQELKPIYQQFDYALDIHSTALPSDTMLILPEGTPKALYQGIPAKLAIEGIVEKQIGTPAIGFYAGECIGYEAGSHEDEQAGYNATQAMLAFLRNTGVVDHSEEALEMPAHYTVFDSIVFRDSSDSLAKEFKHFSKVTQGDVIASGDQGDIKASEDGFALFPPPSLKPNSIHEEVMFLAKLTV from the coding sequence ATGGAAACAGTGTTTAGAGATTTGGCTTCTTTAAGTTTTGAGGGTGCCCAAGGAGTAAAGCTCTTTGATTCAGGAGTTGCTGGCCCTTCTGTTGCCATTACTATTATGACGCACGGGAACGAGCCTTGTGGCCTTGATGCTTATAACTACTTTTCTCAACATTCTGATATTCTAAAAAAGGGTAAGGTGTTTTTCTGCCTCAATAACATCAAAGCAGGGGAGCAGTACTTTCAAGCTACTTCAGCAAAGGAGAAAAGACGGTGTCGGTTCATAGATGAAAACATGAATCGTATTACATCTGAGAACAAGGATAGTTATGAGTTTAAACGTGTTCAGGAACTTAAACCGATATACCAGCAGTTTGACTATGCTCTAGATATACACAGCACAGCCTTGCCATCAGACACAATGTTGATTTTACCAGAGGGAACACCTAAGGCTTTATATCAAGGTATCCCTGCTAAACTTGCTATAGAGGGTATTGTGGAGAAACAAATCGGAACACCTGCAATTGGTTTTTATGCTGGAGAGTGTATTGGTTATGAAGCAGGATCACATGAGGATGAACAGGCTGGGTATAATGCAACTCAGGCTATGCTTGCCTTTTTAAGAAATACTGGTGTTGTTGACCATTCTGAGGAAGCCTTAGAGATGCCTGCTCACTATACTGTGTTTGATAGTATTGTGTTCAGAGATTCTTCTGACTCTCTTGCTAAAGAGTTTAAACACTTTTCTAAAGTTACTCAGGGTGATGTTATTGCTTCTGGAGATCAAGGAGATATTAAGGCTAGCGAGGATGGATTTGCCCTTTTCCCTCCCCCAAGTTTAAAGCCCAACTCTATCCATGAGGAAGTTATGTTTCTTGCAAAATTGACAGTTTAG